The following proteins come from a genomic window of Rhodoligotrophos sp. CJ14:
- the phbB gene encoding acetoacetyl-CoA reductase codes for MGRVAIVTGGTRGIGACISSALHKEGYAVAAVYAGNDETAKAFNKETGIRVYKWNVGDPEACAEGICEVEADLGPVCTLVNNAGITRDSMLHKMSYQQWSEVLRVNLDSMFNMTRPLIEPMRERNFGRIINISSINGQKGQMGQANYSAAKAGVIGFTKALAQETARKGITVNCICPGYIDTEMVAAVPPKVLENIVASIPVGRLGTGHEVAEMVCFLARESAAFTTGAVIAVNGGQYIANG; via the coding sequence ATGGGACGAGTGGCGATCGTGACGGGCGGAACCCGTGGCATCGGTGCGTGTATCTCGAGTGCATTGCACAAGGAGGGGTATGCCGTCGCTGCCGTTTATGCCGGCAATGATGAAACGGCCAAGGCATTCAACAAGGAAACCGGCATCCGCGTCTATAAATGGAATGTCGGCGACCCCGAGGCTTGCGCCGAGGGCATTTGCGAGGTCGAGGCCGATCTCGGCCCTGTTTGCACGCTGGTGAACAATGCCGGCATCACCCGCGACAGCATGCTGCACAAGATGAGCTATCAGCAATGGTCGGAGGTGCTGCGCGTCAACCTCGATTCCATGTTCAACATGACCCGGCCGCTCATCGAGCCCATGCGTGAGCGAAACTTTGGCCGGATCATCAATATCTCTTCCATCAATGGCCAGAAGGGTCAGATGGGCCAGGCGAACTATTCAGCGGCCAAGGCCGGCGTCATCGGGTTCACCAAGGCACTGGCGCAGGAAACGGCTCGCAAGGGCATCACGGTAAACTGCATCTGCCCCGGTTATATCGATACCGAGATGGTTGCAGCCGTACCACCCAAGGTGCTGGAGAATATTGTGGCCTCGATCCCGGTCGGCCGGCTCGGCACGGGGCACGAGGTGGCCGAGATGGTCTGCTTCCTCGCACGCGAATCCGCCGCCTTCACCACCGGGGCGGTCATCGCCGTCAATGGCGGCCAGTACATCGCAAACGGATGA
- the modC gene encoding molybdenum ABC transporter ATP-binding protein, with protein MTLLVDISHGLGAFRLEARFEAPEVGVTALFGPSGSGKTTTLNAIAGLMRPERGRIIINGQTVFDRERHIAVPARERRIGYVFQDARLFPHLSVERNLLFGWKRAGRPLDETAIKEVIELLALGALLDRRPGKLSGGEKQRVAIGRALLTAPSLLLMDEPLTALDAARREEILRYLERLRDRMLQPVVYVTHSLDEVTRLADTIAVFDQGKVTGFGSIYDVLADSRIQLLAGLSDAGAVIAAQVLEHLPRFGLTRLGFTGGVITVPRVEKAPGEEVRIRIPARDVLLSRTAVDGDISANNVLPATIVALRAHNEEVEVTLDCGGTRLTARITAYSCARLALEPGQRAYAIFKTVTVDRAASARL; from the coding sequence ATGACGCTTCTGGTCGATATCAGCCATGGGCTGGGCGCGTTCAGGCTCGAGGCCCGTTTCGAGGCGCCCGAGGTCGGGGTCACTGCCCTGTTCGGCCCCTCAGGTTCTGGCAAGACCACGACCTTGAACGCCATTGCAGGATTGATGAGGCCCGAACGGGGCCGGATCATCATCAACGGCCAAACAGTATTCGATCGTGAGCGGCATATCGCCGTTCCGGCCCGCGAACGGCGGATCGGCTATGTTTTCCAGGATGCACGGCTTTTCCCGCATCTCTCGGTCGAGCGAAACCTGTTGTTCGGCTGGAAACGCGCCGGCCGGCCGCTCGATGAGACAGCGATAAAGGAAGTGATCGAACTCCTGGCACTCGGCGCCCTGCTTGATCGTCGCCCTGGCAAGCTGTCGGGTGGTGAAAAGCAGCGGGTTGCGATCGGCCGAGCGCTGCTCACCGCACCAAGCCTGCTGCTGATGGATGAGCCGTTGACGGCGCTTGACGCCGCCCGGCGGGAGGAGATCCTTCGCTATCTCGAACGACTGCGCGACCGCATGCTGCAACCCGTGGTCTATGTCACCCATTCCCTTGATGAGGTGACCAGGCTTGCAGACACGATCGCCGTGTTCGACCAGGGCAAGGTCACCGGCTTTGGCAGTATCTACGACGTTCTGGCCGATAGCCGCATCCAGTTGCTGGCGGGCCTCAGCGATGCCGGTGCAGTGATCGCGGCCCAGGTGCTGGAGCATCTGCCCCGGTTCGGTCTCACCCGGCTTGGCTTCACTGGCGGTGTGATCACGGTTCCGCGGGTTGAGAAAGCGCCTGGCGAAGAGGTTCGCATTCGCATTCCGGCGCGCGACGTCCTGCTGTCCCGCACAGCGGTGGATGGCGACATCAGCGCCAACAATGTGCTGCCCGCAACCATCGTGGCGTTGCGGGCGCATAATGAAGAGGTCGAGGTTACTCTCGATTGCGGCGGCACGCGGCTGACGGCGCGCATTACCGCCTATTCCTGTGCAAGGCTCGCGCTCGAGCCAGGGCAAAGAGCCTATGCCATTTTCAAGACAGTAACCGTCGACCGGGCGGCTTCAGCTCGCCTTTAG
- the modB gene encoding molybdate ABC transporter permease subunit gives MDLLTPAETEALLLSLKISLVAVGFALPLAIAAAYLLARCEFPGKTIVDGILHLPLILPPVVMGYLLLVTLGTKAPLGAWLLDSFGIRFIFSWTGAALAAGIVTFPFQVRAIRLALETIDSGLETAAETLGSGPLDRLFSITLPLALPGIIAGAITAFAASLGEFGAIITFVSNIPGETRTIPLAIYTAIQSPGGEAAAARLAALSICLALAGLFLSELAARKLRRYLSG, from the coding sequence ATGGACTTGTTAACGCCCGCGGAAACCGAAGCCCTCCTCCTCAGCCTCAAGATCTCCTTGGTTGCGGTCGGCTTTGCGCTGCCGCTGGCGATTGCAGCGGCCTATCTGCTGGCGCGGTGCGAATTTCCGGGCAAGACCATCGTCGATGGCATTCTGCATCTGCCGCTTATCCTGCCGCCGGTGGTGATGGGCTATCTCCTGCTGGTCACGCTCGGCACGAAAGCACCGCTCGGAGCATGGCTGCTCGACAGTTTCGGCATTCGCTTCATTTTCAGCTGGACAGGCGCCGCACTGGCTGCCGGCATCGTCACCTTCCCGTTCCAGGTGCGCGCCATAAGGCTGGCGCTGGAGACAATTGATTCGGGGCTTGAGACCGCAGCGGAGACCTTGGGCTCCGGACCCCTGGATCGTCTGTTCTCAATCACACTGCCGCTTGCCTTGCCAGGGATCATCGCCGGGGCCATCACGGCCTTTGCCGCAAGCCTCGGTGAGTTCGGCGCGATCATCACCTTCGTCTCGAACATTCCCGGCGAGACCCGGACCATTCCACTTGCCATCTATACCGCGATCCAGAGCCCTGGCGGTGAGGCTGCGGCGGCCCGGCTCGCCGCACTCTCGATCTGTCTGGCTCTCGCCGGCCTATTCCTGTCGGAACTGGCTGCCCGCAAGCTCAGGCGCTATCTTTCGGGATGA
- the modA gene encoding molybdate ABC transporter substrate-binding protein gives MIRGLIIAILAACSLVGGAAGSPARAQEVTIFAAASLTDALEALGRAYAAKSGGALRFSFASSSTLARQIEAGAPAQIFISADEKWMDYVTERGLVAQTTRVSPIGNELVLIAPTASDQGPVAISTALDIAGLLGGDGRLSVGDPEHVPAGIYAKEALTRLGLWTSVEAKLARGDNVRAALALVERGEAPLGIVYGTDAQQSVKVKIIGRFPAEASSAITYPFAIVKGQDTPEVKKAFAFITGPDALTIYKEFGFSVN, from the coding sequence ATGATCCGGGGCCTCATCATTGCCATTCTTGCTGCCTGCAGCCTCGTTGGCGGTGCGGCCGGCTCCCCTGCAAGAGCGCAGGAGGTGACGATTTTCGCAGCCGCGAGCCTGACCGACGCCCTGGAAGCGCTTGGCCGGGCCTATGCGGCAAAGAGTGGTGGCGCTTTACGGTTTTCCTTTGCATCCTCTTCCACGCTCGCCCGGCAGATCGAGGCGGGGGCGCCGGCCCAAATCTTCATTTCCGCAGACGAAAAGTGGATGGACTATGTGACGGAACGGGGTTTGGTCGCTCAAACGACGCGGGTGAGCCCAATTGGCAACGAGCTGGTGCTGATCGCGCCGACGGCGAGTGATCAGGGACCGGTCGCGATCTCGACTGCGCTCGATATTGCTGGCCTGCTTGGTGGAGATGGCCGGCTCTCGGTCGGTGATCCCGAACATGTGCCCGCCGGAATTTATGCGAAGGAAGCGCTGACAAGGCTGGGGCTTTGGACTTCGGTGGAGGCGAAGCTCGCCAGGGGCGACAATGTGCGTGCGGCGCTGGCCTTGGTGGAACGAGGAGAGGCGCCGCTCGGCATCGTCTATGGCACAGATGCCCAGCAGTCGGTTAAGGTGAAAATTATCGGCAGGTTTCCTGCGGAAGCCTCAAGTGCCATCACCTATCCCTTTGCCATTGTGAAAGGCCAGGACACGCCCGAGGTAAAGAAGGCGTTCGCCTTCATCACGGGACCAGACGCCCTCACGATCTACAAAGAGTTCGGGTTCAGCGTGAACTGA
- the rpe gene encoding ribulose-phosphate 3-epimerase, producing MNKRQIKVSPSILAARFDRLGEEVRAVDAAGADYIHLDVMDGHFVPNISFGPSVIKSLRSCSDKIFDVHLMIAPVDPFIGAFADAGANIITAHVEAGPHTHRTIQAIKHAGCKAGLALNPGTPAEAIEPLIDDLDLVLVMTVNPGFGGQSFIESVLRKVTRVREMIDRSGRDIDLEVDGGINPSTAARCVAAGANVLVAGTAIFGGDPSHYAAEIDALRG from the coding sequence ATGAACAAACGACAGATCAAGGTCTCGCCATCCATCCTTGCCGCCCGGTTCGACCGGCTGGGCGAGGAGGTGCGCGCGGTCGACGCCGCCGGCGCCGATTACATCCATCTCGATGTGATGGACGGCCATTTCGTGCCGAACATCTCTTTTGGCCCCAGCGTTATCAAATCGTTAAGATCCTGTTCGGATAAGATATTCGACGTGCATCTGATGATTGCGCCGGTCGATCCCTTCATCGGGGCATTCGCCGATGCCGGAGCGAATATCATTACCGCCCATGTCGAGGCGGGCCCACACACGCACCGCACGATCCAGGCGATCAAGCATGCGGGCTGCAAGGCGGGTCTGGCCCTCAACCCGGGTACGCCGGCGGAGGCGATCGAGCCTCTCATCGACGATCTCGACCTGGTGCTGGTGATGACGGTCAATCCGGGCTTCGGCGGACAATCTTTCATTGAAAGCGTGCTGCGCAAGGTTACGCGGGTGCGTGAGATGATCGACCGCAGCGGGCGGGATATTGATCTGGAAGTCGATGGCGGTATCAATCCGAGTACAGCAGCGCGCTGTGTGGCGGCCGGCGCCAATGTCCTGGTTGCAGGCACGGCGATCTTCGGAGGCGACCCAAGCCATTATGCCGCCGAGATCGACGCGCTGCGCGGCTGA
- a CDS encoding heparinase II/III family protein: MAAATGSSAAAELFDALARRTAHGFVDRAAGLIPRLSFKATTLNHPPRPLIRGNPDFAAAVYRGQFSLAGHVINAGSHVIFDVSPVPASFAGELHGFAWLKHLEAAGTELARIQARALICDWIESRRYKAPVARELAVAARRLMSWILHGTFVLYNSDQAFARKFFSSLNRQAGYLARSLNFAPLNRGRLDAAIALGYAATSLGGIEKLRVELLDRLAEELQEQILPDGGHISRNPAATVELLLDLLPLRETLHARKLYTPQPLDAAVERMLPFLRFLLHGDDGIATFNGVNDHMPGAVRAVIDADDVRGKPITLARHTGYARLAFGRSTVLVDVGRPPAVGLNPAMQSGPLAFEFSDGAHRIVVNCGTSKTGNAAWMAASRRTAAHSTVCMGERSASLILDNRLTERVFGGPVLLGPQTVYGELTSHETGAVLEAYHNGYLSQFGYLHERRLFLAKHGADLRGEDRFLAAPDGRMTAPDTPFAIRFHLHPSVKVMTARDGLSVSLVLPNRVGWKFSARGASLEVQDSVYLPGLATPRRTQQIVLTGRVGLNRTVKWAFKRIDKPATTSHRDPGPELPLGM; this comes from the coding sequence ATGGCCGCCGCGACGGGATCTTCTGCTGCCGCAGAGCTGTTCGATGCCCTGGCGCGTCGTACTGCCCACGGTTTCGTCGATCGTGCCGCAGGCCTGATTCCGAGGCTTTCTTTCAAGGCCACTACGCTCAACCACCCGCCGCGTCCCCTGATTCGCGGCAATCCCGATTTCGCTGCCGCGGTCTATCGTGGCCAGTTCAGTCTCGCCGGCCATGTGATCAATGCCGGCAGCCACGTGATTTTCGATGTAAGCCCGGTACCCGCGAGCTTCGCCGGCGAACTCCACGGCTTTGCCTGGCTCAAGCATCTTGAGGCGGCGGGCACGGAGCTCGCGCGCATCCAGGCCCGCGCCCTGATCTGCGACTGGATTGAGAGCCGGCGCTACAAGGCACCAGTGGCCAGGGAACTCGCGGTTGCCGCTCGCAGGCTCATGTCCTGGATCCTGCATGGGACCTTTGTCCTCTACAATTCGGATCAGGCATTCGCACGGAAGTTCTTCAGCAGCCTCAACCGGCAAGCCGGCTACCTCGCGAGATCTCTCAACTTCGCACCTCTGAACCGCGGCCGGCTCGATGCGGCGATCGCGCTCGGCTATGCCGCAACCTCACTTGGCGGCATAGAAAAGCTGCGGGTGGAGCTGCTTGATCGCCTAGCCGAGGAACTGCAAGAGCAGATCCTTCCTGATGGTGGGCATATTTCGCGCAATCCCGCAGCAACGGTGGAACTGCTGCTCGATTTGCTGCCTTTGCGCGAAACATTGCATGCGCGCAAGCTCTACACGCCCCAGCCTCTGGATGCCGCTGTCGAGCGTATGCTGCCTTTCCTGCGCTTTCTGCTGCATGGAGATGACGGCATCGCCACCTTCAACGGGGTCAACGACCACATGCCGGGTGCGGTACGCGCCGTGATCGATGCCGATGACGTTCGCGGCAAGCCGATCACCCTCGCCAGGCATACCGGGTATGCCCGCTTGGCCTTTGGCCGCAGCACAGTGCTGGTGGATGTGGGCCGGCCCCCGGCCGTGGGGCTCAATCCGGCCATGCAATCCGGCCCGCTGGCCTTCGAGTTCAGCGATGGCGCCCACCGCATCGTTGTGAATTGCGGCACCTCAAAGACGGGCAATGCGGCCTGGATGGCAGCCTCCCGCCGCACGGCAGCCCACTCCACGGTCTGCATGGGCGAGCGCTCGGCGAGCCTCATTCTGGATAACCGGCTCACGGAACGGGTATTCGGTGGCCCGGTTCTATTGGGGCCCCAGACTGTCTATGGCGAGCTCACCAGTCACGAGACCGGCGCGGTGCTCGAGGCCTATCACAATGGCTATCTCTCGCAATTCGGCTACCTGCACGAGCGTCGGCTGTTTCTGGCCAAGCACGGCGCGGATCTGCGGGGGGAGGACCGCTTCCTTGCGGCACCTGATGGCCGCATGACGGCGCCGGATACGCCCTTTGCCATTCGCTTTCACCTGCATCCCTCAGTCAAGGTGATGACCGCCCGTGATGGTTTGAGCGTCAGCCTCGTGTTGCCGAACCGTGTCGGCTGGAAATTCTCGGCCCGCGGCGCCTCCCTTGAGGTTCAGGATAGTGTCTATCTGCCCGGGCTCGCCACGCCGCGTCGCACCCAGCAGATCGTCTTGACCGGACGTGTCGGTCTCAACCGCACGGTGAAATGGGCCTTCAAACGCATTGACAAGCCGGCCACCACGAGCCATCGAGATCCGGGACCGGAACTGCCCTTGGGCATGTGA
- the purH gene encoding bifunctional phosphoribosylaminoimidazolecarboxamide formyltransferase/IMP cyclohydrolase, giving the protein MPDIVPVRRALISVSDKTGLLDLARRLDALGIALISTGGTARTLKDAGLPVEDVSSVTGFPEIMDGRVKTLHPKIHGGLLAIRGNAEHEEARRANGIETIDLLVVNLYPFEETIARGAGFDETIENIDIGGPAMIRAAAKNHDHVAVVVDPADFEALLQELATHGGASPLAFRRRMAAKAFARTAAYDAAISNWFASELTDPDTVYRAFGGKRVQPLRYGENPHQSAAFYKTGEQRFGVASARQVQGKELSYNNINDTDAAYECVAEFDPQETAAVVIVKHANPCGVAIGSSLVEAYRKALRCDPVSAFGGIVALNRPIDAEVAEEISKLFTEVIIAPDADDEALALFAAKKNLRVLLAGGLPDPRAPGQLVKSVSGGLLVQSRDNGYVDPAALKVATKRAPTAQELADLRFAFAVCKHVKSNAIVYAKDGSTVGIGAGQMSRVDSARIAARKAADAAQAAGLSEPLTHGSVVASDAFFPFADGLMAAVEAGATAVIQPGGSMRDDEVIAAADEAGLAMVLTGIRHFRH; this is encoded by the coding sequence ATGCCCGATATCGTTCCTGTTCGCCGCGCCCTCATTTCCGTTTCCGACAAGACCGGATTGCTGGACCTTGCCCGCCGTCTTGACGCGCTTGGTATCGCGCTGATCTCGACCGGGGGCACCGCGCGCACCCTCAAGGACGCTGGCCTTCCAGTTGAGGACGTCTCCAGCGTGACCGGCTTTCCCGAGATCATGGACGGCCGGGTCAAGACCTTGCACCCAAAGATCCATGGCGGGCTTCTCGCCATTCGCGGCAATGCCGAACATGAGGAGGCCCGCCGCGCCAATGGCATCGAGACGATCGACCTGCTCGTGGTCAATCTCTATCCCTTTGAAGAGACCATCGCGCGGGGTGCTGGCTTCGATGAGACCATAGAGAATATCGATATCGGCGGCCCCGCCATGATCCGCGCGGCAGCCAAGAACCACGACCATGTGGCCGTTGTGGTGGATCCCGCCGATTTTGAGGCTTTGCTGCAGGAGCTGGCCACTCATGGCGGTGCCAGCCCCCTGGCATTTCGCCGGCGGATGGCCGCGAAGGCCTTTGCGCGCACCGCCGCCTATGATGCGGCGATCAGCAACTGGTTCGCGAGCGAGCTGACCGATCCCGATACGGTCTATCGCGCCTTTGGCGGCAAGCGCGTCCAGCCATTGCGTTATGGTGAGAACCCTCACCAGTCTGCCGCCTTTTACAAGACCGGCGAGCAGCGTTTTGGCGTTGCCTCCGCGCGCCAGGTCCAGGGCAAGGAGCTCTCCTACAACAACATCAACGACACGGATGCTGCCTATGAATGCGTGGCCGAGTTCGATCCGCAGGAGACAGCGGCGGTCGTCATCGTCAAACACGCAAACCCTTGTGGCGTTGCCATCGGCTCGAGCCTTGTTGAGGCCTATCGCAAGGCGCTGCGCTGTGATCCGGTCAGCGCCTTTGGCGGCATCGTGGCGCTCAACCGGCCGATCGATGCGGAAGTCGCCGAAGAGATCAGCAAGCTGTTCACAGAGGTGATAATCGCCCCGGACGCGGATGACGAGGCGCTTGCCCTCTTTGCGGCCAAGAAGAACCTTCGCGTGCTTCTGGCGGGTGGCCTGCCTGATCCGCGCGCGCCGGGCCAGCTCGTCAAATCCGTGAGCGGCGGTCTGCTCGTCCAGAGCCGCGATAATGGCTATGTCGACCCGGCTGCCCTCAAGGTTGCGACCAAGCGTGCTCCCACCGCTCAGGAGCTTGCGGATCTGCGTTTTGCCTTCGCCGTGTGCAAGCATGTGAAGTCGAACGCCATCGTCTATGCCAAGGACGGATCAACCGTCGGTATCGGCGCTGGGCAGATGAGCCGGGTTGATTCAGCGAGGATTGCCGCGCGCAAGGCGGCTGATGCGGCCCAGGCGGCAGGCCTGTCCGAACCGCTGACTCACGGCTCGGTCGTGGCGTCGGACGCGTTCTTTCCTTTTGCCGATGGCCTGATGGCGGCCGTAGAGGCCGGCGCAACCGCGGTGATCCAGCCTGGCGGGTCAATGCGGGACGATGAGGTGATTGCCGCGGCTGACGAAGCAGGTCTCGCTATGGTTCTGACCGGGATCCGCCATTTCCGGCACTGA